From the genome of Argentina anserina chromosome 4, drPotAnse1.1, whole genome shotgun sequence, one region includes:
- the LOC126791628 gene encoding amino acid transporter AVT1I-like, whose product MELSTFKIEKIESQIQPLEPIKGTTFFRTCFNGLNTLSGVGILSIPFALSQGGWLSLVLLFSVAILCWYTGLLLQRCMDSNPQIKTYPDIGQVAFGCKGRVAISIFMYLELYLVAVEFLLLEGDNLNQLFPNMSITMAGHTVGGKQCFVLATALVILPTTWLKNLGLLAYVSAGGVLASIILVACVFWVGAVDSVGFEEKGDLLNWKGLPTTVSLYVFCYCGHAVFPTLCNSMKDRSQFPKVLLVCFITSTVTYGTMAVLGYLMFGEYLKSQVTLNLPVQKISSKVAIYVTIVNPLTKYAIIITPIATAIEDTRHFRNSHAIFSIMVRTVIVISTVCVALMVPFFGYIMAFVGAFLSVTVSILLPCLFYLKINSAVVRRFGFELMTILCIMVIGSFVGVVGTYTSLKNIVNHL is encoded by the exons ATGGAGTTGTCCACCTTCAAAATAGAGAAGATAGAGAGCCAGATTCAACCACTTGAGCCAATCAAAGGCACCACATTTTTCAGAACCTGCTTCAATGGACTCAACACATTATCAG GTGTTGGAATATTATCCATTCCATTTGCTCTATCTCAAGGAGGGTGGTTGAGTTTAGTGCTTCTCTTCTCAGTAGCAATCTTGTGTTGGTATACGGGGCTGCTTCTACAGCGATGTATGGACTCAAATCCGCAGATAAAAACTTATCCTGACATTGGCCAAGTTGCTTTTGGATGCAAAGGAAGAGTGGCCATTTCCATCTTCATGTACCTTGAGTTGTATTTGGTTGCAGTTGAATTTCTATTACTAGAAGGTGATAACTTAAACCAGTTGTTTCCAAACATGAGTATAACCATGGCAGGCCACACAGTTGGAGGTAAGCAGTGCTTTGTTTTAGCCACTGCCCTTGTAATACTACCAACTACATGGTTGAAGAACTTGGGATTGCTGGCATATGTTTCTGCCGGCGGGGTTTTGGCTTCAATTATCTTGGTTGCTTGTGTTTTTTGGGTTGGTGCTGTTGATAGTGTGGGATTTGAAGAAAAAGGTGATCTCCTGAACTGGAAAGGATTGCCTACTACTGTCAGCTTGTATGTGTTCTGTTACTGTGGCCATGCAGTTTTTCCCACATTGTGCAATTCCATGAAAGACAGAAGCCAATTCCCAAAG GTTTTGCTTGTATGCTTCATAACAAGTACCGTCACCTATGGAACCATGGCGGTTTTGGGTTACTTGATGTTTGGAGAATATTTGAAGTCTCAAGTGACATTAAATCTTCCAGTCCAGAAAATCAGTTCAAAAGTAGCAATCTACGTTACAATAGTTAACCCCCTGACCAAGTATGCAATTATTATCACTCCAATTGCTACTGCAATAGAGGACACACGCCATTTTCGCAACAGTCATGCCATTTTCAGCATCATGGTGAGAACTGTGATTGTGATAAGCACCGTCTGTGTGGCGCTGATGGTTCCATTTTTCGGTTACATCATGGCATTCGTCGGTGCATTTCTGAGTGTCACAGTCTCAATCTTGTTGCCCTGCCTATTCTACCTGAAGATTAACAGTGCAGTAGTTCGTAGATTTGGGTTCGAGTTGATGACAATACTTTGCATTATGGTAATAGGGTCTTTTGTTGGGGTTgtgggtacttacacttctcTGAAAAATATTGTAAACCATCTCTAA
- the LOC126791567 gene encoding uncharacterized protein LOC126791567, with product MSVSCCDPVVKSKRGDSKSVTTSVDDLPEVALVEILCRLPSCKFVVQCKCVSKRWCNVLSDHYMIGRFLWVKLEKIAPIVTRTSPVVNSNFGRQLFTAEVFGRLRSLLGLTKNPLVLATWNDLALCSADRYHRPSYFICNPRTMHLVTLPPVPRCDRRQPVGFICEPYYYKEDRSDIGVQNLRQVVKFNGEFRFKVVRILLPDKPRKTCFKFKIQVFSSEIGEWRESVVPCPRGCPSCDISVNGFAGNGMLYWNADYGILVLGPFTNAADDHGYQFHVIWTFMDKFTPVCLGVYEGCLLFYDYCSSSENPIFELCIWKLTEEELNQMAVDGGGKLGRNHKKHYLNLMFLMDLDSDNDLDLSDADVFGFKPTNLDIFYVRLGEAYFKGNIRTGWLSEVDVKSYHDECSLCDVSSKIFRSLLPWPTPVPRLPERVDGLN from the coding sequence ATGTCAGTGTCTTGTTGTGATCCTGTTGTTAAGTCAAAACGAGGAGATTCCAAGAGTGTTACAACTAGTGTTGATGACCTCCCCGAAGTCGCATTGGTCGAAATCCTTTGTCGATTGCCTAGTTGCAAATTTGTTGTTCAATGCAAGTGTGTTTCGAAACGTTGGTGCAATGTCTTGTCTGATCATTATATGATCGGTCGTTTTCTTTGGGTGAAGTTGGAGAAGATAGCCCCAATTGTAACTCGTACTAGTCCTGTAGTTAACAGCAATTTCGGGCGCCAGCTCTTCACGGCGGAGGTGTTTGGTAGGCTGAGGAGTTTGTTGGGTTTGACAAAGAATCCACTAGTTCTAGCAACATGGAATGATTTAGCTCTGTGCTCCGCAGATCGTTATCATCGCCCCAGTTACTTCATCTGCAATCCACGCACAATGCATCTGGTTACTCTTCCTCCTGTCCCTCGCTGCGACAGACGTCAGCCTGTGGGATTCATTTGTGAGCCTTACTACTATAAGGAAGACAGGAGTGACATTGGTGTGCAAAACTTAAGGCAGGTGGTTAAATTTAATGGTGAGTTCAGGTTCAAAGTTGTGAGAATACTTCTGCCTGATAAACCTCGTAAGACTTGCTTCAAGTTTAAGATACAGGTTTTCTCTAGTGAGATTGGTGAGTGGAGGGAATCAGTTGTACCGTGTCCAAGAGGCTGTCCGTCTTGTGACATCAGTGTTAATGGCTTTGCCGGCAATGGAATGTTGTATTGGAATGCTGATTATGGGATACTGGTGCTGGGTCCATTTACTAATGCTGCTGATGATCATGGCTATCAATTTCATGTTATTTGGACATTTATGGATAAGTTTACTCCAGTTTGCCTAGGCGTTTACGAAGGATGTCTGCTGTTTTATGATTACTGCTCCAGTTCAGAGAATCCAATCTTTGAGCTATGTATTTGGAAGTTGACAGAAGAAGAACTAAACCAAATGGCTGTTGATGGAGGTGGAAAATTGGGTCGGAATCACAAGAAACATTACCTGAACCTTATGTTTCTGATGGATCTTGATTCAGATAATGATCTGGACCTAAGTGACGCGGATGTATTCGGTTTCAAACCAACTAATTTGGATATCTTTTATGTACGCTTGGGTGAAGCTTATTTCAAGGGCAACATTCGCACAGGCTGGTTGTCTGAGGTTGATGTAAAGAGTTACCACGATGAATGTAGCCTCTGTGATGTTTCTTCAAAGATATTCCGCTCTCTGCTCCCATGGCCAACACCAGTTCCTAGACTGCCAGAACGTGTCGATGGCCTCAATTAG
- the LOC126790876 gene encoding uncharacterized protein LOC126790876: MALVNVAALQFTASALFGSRSATSNLPVLHTRRNFSTKPVVMRARQPARTESAKTRNKRMQKKYNGTAKKPRLSVFCSDKQLYAMLVDDRNKKCLFYGSTLQKSIRQDPHCSTSETAKRVGEELIKACNDLNIAEISSYDRNGLATGERIQAFEIAISEYGFLSR; encoded by the exons ATGGCTTTAGTGAATGTTGCTGCTCTCCAGTTCACAGCTTCTGCTCTTTTCGGGAGTCGTTCTGCAACTTCCAACCTTCCAGTCTTGCATACTAGAAGAA ATTTCTCCACGAAGCCGGTAGTAATGAGAGCGAGGCAGCCTGCCAGAACTGAAAGCGCGAAAACTCGAAACAAAAGAATGCAGAAGAAG TACAACGGCACGGCTAAGAAGCCGAGGCTTTCAGTATTCTGTTCCGACAAACAGTTGTATGCAATGCTGGTAGATGACCGGAACAAGAAGTGTTTGTTTTATGGAAGCACTCTGCAGAAATCTATACGTCAGGATCCCCATTGTAGTACCTCT GAAACTGCTAAACGTGTTGGCGAGGAGTTAATCAAGGCCTGCAATGATCTCAACATAGCTGAAATATCATCTTATGATCGCAACGGCTTGGCTACTGGGGAAAGAATTCAAGCATTTGAGATTGCAATTTCAGAATATGGCTTCTTGTCAAGATAA
- the LOC126791768 gene encoding pentatricopeptide repeat-containing protein At2g02980, chloroplastic encodes MASLAVQTTPISHPKAHTHSPISLIPKCTSLAQLQQIQAFSIKTHLQYDSSVLAKLINSCTLNPTTTSMDYANHLFDQISHPDIVVFNTMARGYSRSSTPFRAIILFSQVLSSGLFPDNYTFPALLKACAGSKALEEGKQLHCYVIKYGMQHNIFVCPALINMYTECSDVDAARRVFDRIMDPCVVVHNAMITGYARNSRPNEALALFRELQATGLEPTDVTLLSALSSCALLGALDLGKWIHEFVKKNRFDRYVKVNTALIDMYSKCGSLEDAVSVFEDMSVKDTQAWSAMIVAYATHGNVSKAMLMFEEMKRARVRPDEITFLGLLYACSHAGLVEEGCNYFYSMSEKYGIIPRIKHYGCMVDLLGRSGRLHEAYKFIDELPIKPTPIIWRTLLSACGSHGDVDMGMQVLDRIFELDDSHGGDYVIISNLCARAGRWEDVDYMRKLMKDRGVVKIPGCSSIEMNNVVHEFFSGDGERSVSKVLHQAVDELIEELKLAGYVPDTSLVVHSDMDDKDRELSLRYHSEKLAITYGLLNTAAGTTIRVVKNLRVCGDCHSAAKYISLMFNRQIVLRDVQRFHHFKDGKCSCGDHW; translated from the coding sequence ATGGCATCACTGGCTGTCCAAACGACCCCAATCTCTCACCCAAAAGCTCACACTCATTCCCCAATATCACTCATTCCCAAATGCACCTCTCTCGCACAACTCCAGCAAATCCAAGCCTTTTCCATCAAAACCCATCTCCAGTATGACTCCTCTGTCCTCGCCAAGCTCATCAACTCCTGCACGCTCAACCCAACTACCACCTCCATGGACTACGCCAATCACCTGTTCGACCAAATTTCCCACCCGGACATTGTCGTCTTTAACACCATGGCGCGTGGTTATTCACGCTCCAGCACCCCATTTCGCGCCATTATACTCTTTTCGCAGGTTCTATCCTCAGGACTCTTCCCAGATAACTACACATTCCCTGCTCTTCTCAAGGCCTGCGCCGGCTCTAAAGCCTTAGAAGAAGGGAAGCAGTTGCATTGCTATGTTATCAAGTATGGAATGCAACATAACATATTTGTGTGTCCTGCTCTTATAAATATGTACACTGAGTGCAGTGATGTGGATGCAGCTCGTCGGGTTTTCGATAGGATAATGGACCCTTGTGTTGTCGTGCATAATGCTATGATCACAGGGTATGCTAGAAACAGTCGTCCCAATGAGGCATTGGCATTGTTTCGAGAGTTGCAGGCGACTGGTCTTGAGCCTACTGATGTTACATTGCTTAGTGCTCTTTCTTCGTGCGCTTTGTTGGGTGCATTGGACTTGGGGAAGTGGatacatgagtttgttaagaAGAATAGATTTGATAGATATGTTAAAGTGAACACTGCATTGATCGATATGTATTCAAAGTGTGGGAGCCTGGAGGATGCAGTGTCTGtgtttgaggacatgagtgtGAAAGATACACAGGCTTGGTCTGCAATGATTGTGGCATACGCAACTCATGGAAATGTTTCGAAAGCCATGTTGATgtttgaagaaatgaagaggGCACGAGTTCGACCTGATGAGATCACATTTCTGGGTCTCTTATATGCGTGTAGTCATGCTGGACTAGTTGAGGAGGGGTGCAACTATTTCTACAGCATGAGTGAGAAATATGGGATTATACCAAGAATTAAGCACTACGGGTGTATGGTGGATTTACTAGGTCGATCTGGACGTTTACATGAGGCTTACAAGTTCATAGATGAGCTACCAATTAAGCCTACGCCTATAATTTGGCGAACATTGTTATCTGCTTGTGGCAGTCATGGTGATGTAGACATGGGGATGCAGGTGCTTGATCGAATCTTTGAGTTGGATGACTCTCATGGTGGGGATTATGTGATCATATCTAACTTGTGTGCAAGAGCAGGGAGATGGGAGGATGTTGATTACATGAGGAAACTGATGAAAGACAGAGGTGTTGTAAAGATTCCGGGCTGTAGCTCCATCGAGATGAACAATGTAGTGCATGAATTCTTTTCTGGCGATGGCGAGCGTTCAGTTTCTAAAGTACTGCATCAGGCAGTTGATGAGTTGATTGAAGAATTAAAGCTGGCCGGATATGTTCCAGATACTTCTCTAGTAGTTCATTCAGACATGGATGATAAAGATAGAGAGCTTTCTCTTAGATATCATAGTGAGAAACTGGCCATTACTTATGGGCTACTAAACACTGCTGCTGGGACAACAATTCGAGTTGTAAAGAACCTTAGGGTATGTGGGGATTGCCACTCTGCTGCTAAATACATATCATTGATGTTTAACAGACAAATAGTTCTGAGAGATGTTCAAAGATTCCATCATTTCAAAGATGGCAAGTGTTCTTGTGGAGACCATTGGTAG
- the LOC126790745 gene encoding E3 ubiquitin-protein ligase MPSR1-like, whose amino-acid sequence MASDDALSQFAAFFDRLSRDRDLPPIIPFIMGLAVAGSTPPTATTATDSDQQPPSADRRSNRVDRLVVLDGGNQNMVVIQSGSAGIGSLMRQLAKEGHPPASKASIAAMPTVAVAESGRECPICLDIFDVGGEAKQMPCNHLFHGNCVEKWLQAHGTCPVCRYTMPADEEEEPEKNEENGISVSIFIRATTEEEPDQTQDDDDDDDEDGGDESTPSQEAAADDHMQS is encoded by the coding sequence ATGGCCTCCGACGACGCTCTCTCCCAATTCGCTGCCTTCTTCGACCGCCTCAGCCGCGACCGAGACCTCCCCCCGATCATCCCCTTCATCATGGGCCTGGCCGTCGCCGGATCAACGCCCCCCACCGCAACAACAGCCACAGACTCCGATCAGCAACCTCCCTCCGCCGATCGCAGATCCAACCGAGTCGACCGACTCGTCGTCCTCGACGGCGGTAACCAAAACATGGTGGTGATCCAGAGCGGCTCCGCCGGAATCGGTTCTCTGATGCGCCAGCTGGCTAAAGAAGGCCACCCGCCGGCGTCCAAGGCCTCCATCGCCGCCATGCCGACGGTGGCGGTTGCGGAAAGCGGCCGGGAGTGTCCGATTTGCCTCGACATTTTCGACGTCGGCGGAGAGGCCAAGCAGATGCCTTGCAATCACTTGTTCCATGGGAACTGTGTTGAGAAGTGGCTCCAGGCTCACGGGACCTGTCCTGTTTGCCGGTATACTATGCCGGCAGACGAGGAAGAAGAGCCGGAGAAGAACGAAGAGAATGGGATTTCTGTTAGTATCTTTATTAGGGCAACAACTGAAGAAGAACCAGATCAAACTCAAGACGATGATGACGACGACGATGAAGATGGCGGTGATGAGTCGACTCCAAGCCAAGAAGCGGCTGCTGATGATCATATGCAGAGTTAG
- the LOC126791001 gene encoding ribonuclease 3-like has translation MRYSTSLVLIKLLVIQYLTVEVLCTSQDFDFFYFVQQWPGAYCDTKYSCCYPKSGKPAADFGIHGLWPNYKDGSYPSNCDPDSVFEKTEISELMSSLEKHWPSMSCPSSNGYRFWSHEWEKHGTCSESELDQKDYFQAGLKLKEKANLLRALAKAGIKPNDKLYSLKSIVQAIKEGVGHTPGIECNKDSAGNSQLYQVYLCVDTSGQDIIECPILPRGRCPSTIQFPKF, from the exons ATGAGATACAGTACTAGTTTAGTTTTGATCAAACTGCTGGTAATTCAATACCTGACAGTCGAAGTTCTTTGCACTTCGCAGGACTTTGATTTCTTCTACTTTGTTCAGCAG TGGCCAGGAGCATACTGTGATACAAAGTACAGCTGTTGTTACCCGAAGTCAGGGAAGCCTGCAGCAGATTTCGGCATTCACGGTCTCTGGCCGAACTACAAGGATGGCTCTTACCCTTCAAACTGTGATCCGGACAGTGTCTTCGAGAAAACTGAG ATCTCAGAGTTGATGAGCAGTCTGGAAAAGCATTGGCCGTCAATGAGCTGCCCGAGTAGTAACGGGTACAGATTCTGGTCACATGAATGGGAGaagcatggcacttgctccgAATCTGAACTTGATCAGAAAGATTACTTCCAAGCCGGTCTCAAGCTCAAGGAGAAGGCAAACCTTCTTCGTGCCCTTGCAAAAGCTG GAATAAAACCAAATGATAAACTATACAGCTTAAAGAGCATTGTGCAAGCAATAAAAGAGGGTGTTGGGCATACGCCAGGGATTGAGTGCAACAAAGACTCTGCCGGTAACAGCCAACTTTACCAAGTTTACTTGTGTGTTGACACTTCTGGCCAGGATATTATCGAGTGCCCAATTCTTCCTAGAGGACGATGCCCTTCCACTATCCAGTTCCCTAAATTTTAG
- the LOC126790934 gene encoding extracellular ribonuclease LE-like, with amino-acid sequence MKSSPSNLVKLLILGLVGSSCLTVLCAADDFDFFYFVQQWPGSYCDTQKSCCYPTTGKPAADFGIHGLWPNYKDGSYPSNCDPNNPFDQSQVSDLISSMQEEWPTLACPSSSGIAFWTHEWDKHGTCSESSINQHSYFAAALDLKKKANLLQALQSAGIKPNGESYTLEDIKGALKDAIGYTPFIECNVDESGNSQLYQVYFCVDTNGSDLIECPVFPHGKCGSSIEFPTF; translated from the exons ATGAAGTCCAGCCCCTCAAATTTGGTCAAGCTTCTAATACTAGGACTAGTAGGATCATCATGTCTTACAGTTCTCTGTGCTGCagatgattttgatttcttctACTTTGTTCAGCAG TGGCCAGGATCATACTGTGATACACAGAAAAGTTGCTGCTATCCAACCACAGGTAAGCCTGCTGCAGATTTTGGGATTCACGGGCTCTGGCCAAATTACAAGGATGGTTCATACCCCTCGAACTGTGATCCAAAC AACCCCTTTGATCAGTCTCAG GTTTCAGATTTAATTAGCAGTATGCAAGAAGAATGGCCAACACTAGCTTGTCCTAGCAGCAGTGGGATTGCTTTCTGGACACATGAGTGGGACAAACATGGAACCTGCTCTGAGTCTTCCATTAACCAACATAGTTACTTTGCAGCAGCTCTTGACCTGAAGAAGAAGGCCAATCTCCTCCAAGCTCTTCAGAGTGCAGGAATTAAACCTAACGGCGAATCTTATACCCTGGAGGACATCAAGGGGGCTCTGAAAGATGCAATCGGGTACACTCCATTTATCGAGTGCAACGTCGATGAGTCCGGCAACAGCCAACTTTACCAGGTCTACTTTTGCGTGGACACTAATGGGTCTGACCTTATCGAGTGCCCGGTTTTCCCCCATGGGAAATGCGGTTCAAGCATTGAGTTCCCTACTTTCTAG
- the LOC126792457 gene encoding ribonuclease 1-like: MCSCVAKIIDYLQTDWPSLACPSSNSTVLWAENWEKHGTCSQSVFDQYNYFNHAAGLKEILRDILKFLDVYGIKPDGNAYELNSLIKYLKSAFVGRNVGIECNEDASGKSQFYQVHICIEPNGNFVIDCPVLPDAKCADSIVFPSF, from the exons ATGTGCAGTTGt GTGGCAAAGATAATTGACTACTTGCAAACAGATTGGCCATCACTGGCCTGCCCGAGCAGCAACAGTACGGTGCTTTGGGCCGAAAATTGGGAAAAGCACGGCACTTGCTCGCAGTCTGTCTTCGATCAGTATAACTACTTCAATCATGCTGCCGGCCTTAAAGAAATCTTGAGAGACATTCTCAAATTCCTTGACGTTTATG GAATCAAACCAGATGGGAACGCGTACGAGTTAAACAGCCTGATAAAATATCTGAAATCAGCATTTGTTGGACGCAATGTAGGTATAGAGTGCAATGAAGATGCATCTGGGAAGAGCCAGTTTTACCAGGTTCATATATGTATAGAGCCTAATGGTAACTTCGTCATTGACTGTCCAGTTCTACCCGACGCAAAATGTGCCGATAGCATTGTGTTTCCTTCCTTCTAG
- the LOC126790875 gene encoding beta-1,3-galactosyltransferase GALT1: MNKLEIPTHKLSCNFEITRMKKSYGGVVAASLIMLLVLRYAITSYPIGDSYLTNAFIALYSNSTNPVGTNPLEWLNTAPPAVQNPENVSQVVATEKIVSSLFVHRNLSNEEQQTLNTWKLLKDLINQGQGLPNAVDAIKEAGGAWNSLMDSVQEQRLGHTNESSAGRTKQCPHFLSKMNVTEIENGGYKLRVPCGLTQGSSITIIGIPNGILGNFRIDLTGEPLPGEPEPPIILHYNIRLNGDKLTEDPVIVQNSWTIAHDWGDEERCPSPTPEKNKKVDELDNCNKIVGKIGEQKIRSNVSRQFSVQDGSKPRKYFPFKQGYPFVATLRVGSEGIQMTVDGKHITSFAIRETLESWLVSEVRISGDLQLISILASGLPTSEDSEHIVNLEELKSAPLSLHKQLDLFVGVFSTANNFKRRMAVRRTWMQYAPVKSGAASVRFFVGLHKNQIVNEELWNEAQTYGDIQLMPFVDYYGLITWKTLATCIYGTEVVSAKFVMKTDDDAFVRVDEVLASLNRIKVTSGLLYGLIDSDSRPDRNPAGKWYISPEEWREENYPPWAHGPGYVVSSDIAKAVSQRYKKRSLKMFKLEDVAMGIWVAEMKKDGLKVRYEKEDKVYNEGCKDGYIVAHYQGPREMLCLWQKIKEGQVAKCCGGEI, from the exons ATGAATAAGTTGGAGATTCCGACTCACAAGCTCTCCTGTAACTTTGAGATTACCAGAATGAAGAAATCCTATGGTGGTGTTGTGGCTGCATCTTTAATTATGCTGCTAGTCCTCAGATATGCCATCACGAGCTATCCCATTGGTGATAGTTACTTGACCAATGCATTCATTGCATTGTACTCCAATTCTACTAATCCAGTTGGTACTAATCCTCTTGAATGGTTGAATACTGCTCCACCTGCAGTTCAGAACCCAGAGAATGTTTCTCAAGTGGTAGCTACTGAGAAAATAGTCTCTAGTCTCTTTGTTCATAGGAATCTTTCCAATGAAGAGCAGCAAACTTTGAACACATGGAAACTATTGAAGGACCTAATTAATCAAGGTCAGGGTTTGCCTAATGCTGTTGATGCTATAAAGGAAGCTGGAGGTGCGTGGAATAGCCTTATGGATTCAGTTCAAGAGCAACGACTTGGTCATACTAATGAAAGTTCAGCAGGGAGAACAAAGCAGTGTCCTCATTTTCTTAGTAAGATGAATGTGACAGAAATTGAGAATGGTGGTTACAAGTTGCGTGTTCCTTGTGGCCTCACCCAAGGTTCATCGATTACGATTATTGGTATCCCAAATGGAATTCTTGGCAACTTCCGGATCGATTTGACAGGGGAGCCCCTTCCAGGAGAACCTGAACCACCCATTATATTGCATTACAATATTAGGCTGAACGGTGATAAGCTGACTGAGGACCCTGTAATTGTCCAAAATAGCTGGACTATTGCTCATGATTGGGGTGACGAAGAGCGTTGCCCGTCTCCCACTCCCGAAAAGAACAAGAAAG TGGATGAGTTGGACAACTGCAACAAGATAGTTGGAAAGATTGGAGAGCAGAAAATACGTTCCAATGTCTCAAGACAGTTTTCAGTACAAGATGGATCAAAGCCCAGAAAATACTTTCCTTTTAAGCAAGGCTATCCATTTGTCGCTACACTTAGAGTTGGCTCAGAAGGAATTCAAATGACAGTTGATGGGAAGCATATAACATCCTTTGCCATCCGCGaa ACTTTGGAGTCATGGCTTGTTAGCGAAGTAAGGATATCTGGTGACTTGCAATTAATTTCTATCCTAGCCAGTGGTTTACCAACGTCAGAGGATTCAGAGCATATTGTCAATCTAGAAGAACTAAAATCCGCTCCACTCTCTCTACACAAACAATTGGATCTCTTCGTTGGTGTTTTCTCTACCGCAAACAATTTTAAACGAAGGATGGCTGTTCGAAGAACATGGATGCAGTATGCCCCAGTAAAATCAGGGGCAGCTTCGGTGCGCTTTTTTGTTGGCCTG CATAAAAACCAGATAGTGAATGAGGAACTCTGGAATGAGGCGCAGACCTATGGGGACATTCAATTGATGCCTTTCGTTGATTACTATGGCCTCATCACATGGAAAACTTTGGCCACCTGTATCTATGGG ACAGAGGTTGTTTCGGCAAAGTTTGTCATGAAGACTGATGATGACGCATTTGTCCGTGTGGATGAAGTGCTAGCTTCCTTAAATAGGATCAAGGTGACTAGTGGCTTGCTTTATGGACTCATTGACTCAGATTCCCGACCTGATCGAAATCCAGCAGGCAAGTGGTACATCAGTCCTGAG GAATGGCGAGAAGAAAATTACCCACCTTGGGCACATGGTCCTGGCTATGTTGTGTCAAGTGACATTGCGAAGGCAGTTTCCCAGCGGTACAAAAAACGAAGTTTAAAG ATGTTTAAGCTAGAAGATGTGGCCATGGGCATCTGGGTTGCAGAAATGAAAAAGGATGGTTTAAAAGTAAGGTATGAGAAGGAAGATAAAGTCTACAACGAGGGTTGCAAAGATGGTTACATTGTTGCACATTACCAAGGTCCAAGGGAGATGCTTTGTCTCTGGCAGAAAATTAAAGAAGGACAAGTTGCTAAATGCTGTGGGGGTGAGATATAG